The Streptomyces sp. NBC_01689 genome includes a window with the following:
- a CDS encoding cytochrome P450, whose protein sequence is MNQTLRFPFPDHPSAEPAPEFAVLAQLGRLVPATLRSGTSALLVHRHEDMCKVLTDPAFARLPAARFGLSARSAESLALNSVDAPDHTRRRRLVAHAFTGRQAEQLRPEVERLTKELVSAMLERGAPADLLADYAVPLTVGVISSVFGLPESEVRRLLPLVERMMSTTAFDRSETQSAHHAMFAAFEKYLAGPHEEPDGLFGTLAAARDAGDLMPDEAVHLAYGLLVAAHETTANQLGMCFLVLQRDRENVEHLRARPELLPAAVSELLRYTSLNAVGGVPHMVQRPVVLGGVRLEPGTVVLPVADAANRDPDVFAEPDALRLDRAANPHLAFGHGRHRCLGAPMAQMELEVALHTLLGLLPELRLAIPEDGLEWRTGMYIRGVRRLPVTW, encoded by the coding sequence GTGAACCAGACCCTGCGGTTCCCCTTCCCGGACCATCCGAGTGCCGAACCCGCCCCCGAGTTCGCCGTGTTGGCTCAGCTGGGTCGACTGGTGCCGGCCACGCTGCGCAGCGGTACGTCCGCGCTTCTCGTCCACCGGCACGAGGACATGTGCAAGGTGCTCACCGACCCCGCCTTCGCCCGGTTGCCGGCCGCGCGGTTCGGCCTCAGCGCCCGGTCCGCCGAGTCGCTCGCCCTCAACTCCGTCGACGCGCCCGACCACACGCGCCGCAGGCGCCTGGTCGCGCACGCTTTCACGGGCCGGCAGGCCGAACAACTGCGGCCCGAGGTGGAGCGCCTCACGAAGGAGCTGGTCTCGGCCATGCTCGAACGTGGCGCCCCCGCCGACCTGTTGGCCGACTACGCCGTCCCTCTCACGGTCGGCGTCATCAGCAGCGTCTTCGGTCTCCCCGAGTCCGAGGTACGACGGCTGCTGCCGCTGGTGGAGCGGATGATGTCCACCACGGCGTTCGACCGGTCCGAGACCCAGTCCGCACACCACGCCATGTTCGCCGCCTTCGAGAAGTATCTCGCGGGCCCGCACGAGGAACCCGACGGCCTTTTCGGCACGCTCGCCGCGGCACGTGACGCGGGGGATCTGATGCCCGACGAGGCCGTGCACCTGGCGTACGGGCTGCTGGTGGCCGCCCACGAGACGACCGCCAACCAACTCGGCATGTGTTTCCTGGTGCTGCAACGCGACCGGGAGAACGTCGAGCACCTGCGGGCCCGGCCCGAGCTGCTCCCCGCCGCTGTGTCGGAGCTGCTCAGATACACGTCGCTCAACGCCGTGGGCGGGGTTCCTCACATGGTCCAACGGCCGGTCGTCCTCGGCGGCGTGCGCCTCGAACCCGGCACGGTCGTCCTGCCGGTGGCCGACGCGGCCAATCGCGACCCCGACGTGTTCGCCGAGCCGGACGCCCTGCGCCTGGACCGGGCCGCCAATCCGCACCTCGCCTTCGGGCACGGCCGACACCGCTGCCTCGGTGCGCCGATGGCGCAGATGGAGCTGGAGGTCGCCCTGCACACCCTGCTCGGCCTGCTCCCGGAACTCCGCCTGGCCATACCGGAGGACGGACTCGAATGGCGTACCGGAATGTACATCCGGGGCGTCCGACGGCTACCGGTCACATGGTAG
- a CDS encoding DUF6182 family protein: protein MTPPPAAILTQDRLTALFDERTRLVTGATQDATSVTTFVVLRAFDVVDLVRGARAFAADLSETEGRSWLGSWTRTRFLFGDPRNLTDRARAVAPVGTAAWLGPHPTEHPPGVSRLLKPLTGSLPRLPRTLDVPGRTSGPPRELRLATREVTLVNYLVHLHHTVAEAVLLGRLTADEPLRLVHQADLDPMHAHADPGYARVHYAADDPSELRLYAWLTPAERREPCVPPTSPSRTWPVSPSRHN from the coding sequence ATGACACCCCCGCCCGCCGCCATCCTCACCCAGGACCGGCTGACCGCCCTCTTCGACGAGCGGACCCGTCTGGTGACCGGTGCCACCCAGGACGCCACCTCCGTCACCACCTTCGTGGTTCTGCGCGCCTTCGACGTCGTCGACCTCGTACGGGGCGCACGCGCGTTCGCAGCCGACCTGAGCGAGACGGAAGGACGCAGCTGGCTGGGCTCCTGGACCCGGACCCGCTTCCTGTTCGGTGATCCGCGGAACCTGACGGACCGCGCCCGGGCCGTGGCACCGGTCGGCACGGCCGCCTGGCTCGGCCCGCACCCCACGGAGCACCCACCGGGGGTGAGCCGCCTGCTCAAACCACTCACCGGCTCCCTGCCGAGGCTGCCGCGCACCCTCGACGTCCCGGGCCGCACGAGTGGTCCGCCCCGTGAACTCCGCCTGGCCACGCGGGAGGTGACCCTCGTCAACTACCTCGTTCATCTGCACCACACCGTCGCCGAGGCCGTGCTGCTCGGCCGGCTCACGGCCGACGAGCCCCTGCGCCTGGTCCACCAGGCCGACCTCGACCCGATGCACGCGCACGCCGACCCCGGATACGCCCGGGTGCACTACGCCGCCGACGACCCGTCGGAACTCCGTCTCTACGCCTGGCTCACCCCCGCGGAAAGGAGAGAACCGTGCGTCCCGCCCACTTCTCCGAGCAGGACCTGGCCCGTCTCGCCCTCTCGGCACAACTGA
- a CDS encoding dTMP kinase gives MTGFWTLLGPDFSGKSTVLNRLHTEHDWHVVSYDDRYLESAPLIRRLREMWIADAFAWSGRRYTPELVLAVLHPIVLHLRDELARAADLERVVVDSYYYKLLSKCALLGLEDSEMFAAWRSFPQPEGVIYLDVSPETAWQRSEGGLRINPFEHFGARPTRDGFLRLQGELRGALLKEASELPLTVLDADAPPRTVLDQVLAALGTRAER, from the coding sequence TTGACCGGATTCTGGACGCTACTCGGACCAGACTTCTCCGGAAAGTCCACGGTCCTGAACCGGCTGCACACCGAACACGACTGGCACGTGGTCTCCTACGACGACCGCTACCTGGAGTCGGCCCCTCTGATCCGTCGGCTGCGAGAGATGTGGATCGCCGACGCGTTCGCCTGGAGCGGCAGACGGTACACACCTGAGCTGGTCCTCGCGGTGCTGCACCCCATCGTGCTGCACCTGCGCGACGAACTGGCCCGGGCCGCGGACCTGGAGCGGGTCGTCGTCGACTCCTACTACTACAAGCTGCTCTCCAAGTGTGCCCTGCTCGGCCTCGAGGACAGCGAGATGTTCGCCGCCTGGCGGTCCTTCCCGCAGCCCGAGGGCGTCATCTACCTCGACGTGTCCCCCGAGACGGCGTGGCAGCGCAGCGAAGGCGGACTGCGGATCAACCCATTCGAACACTTCGGCGCCCGACCCACCAGAGACGGGTTCCTCCGCCTCCAGGGCGAACTGCGCGGTGCGCTGCTCAAGGAGGCGTCCGAGCTACCGCTGACCGTCCTCGACGCCGACGCCCCGCCCCGGACGGTACTGGACCAGGTGCTCGCCGCACTCGGCACCCGGGCGGAGCGATGA
- a CDS encoding PEP/pyruvate-binding domain-containing protein encodes MTHGTVFADTASESSDPTLVGHKFARQAQLRAAGYNVPEFVCVPVDAFDRAMETARPDIPEAPVGGSPDELAEWAEKAAAAVLRVGVPESLTNALLSRFDHLAGDAGVVAVRSCAVPLTSDTEQDGEDSAADPFAGLGRSFLSVGRAELPDALAACWASAFTPEGVLYRARRGADPTATRMAVGVQRLVPATASFVAFSRDPRGGRNAEESLIAAAYGLGEGVAQEQADVDHFTVHVATGAVVPQLVRKERQVVAGPTGGTVLADVPGELADRPVLDDRTARAVADLALALERHFDMPQDIEGAVTEDGEIHLVQARPAVVAAAPRDRRELHWSNGNISESYAGHTSMLTFSVASELYAVGFEEFYRSMGVPERTLRARRYELRRMLGYVDGRVYMRLESWYRLHSGMRAFIGLKHKWEKAVVTVDSSVTVPAPSGPRRMAVRAREIPAAGVRRLLNPRRMRAFFAWWDDRRDGLPDPETRSPGQLVQDYRELWADVALYWGRTLVANTHVIAELDLAERLMRRWAPDANRGVLNGMLCDGPVNRSVLALRSLLTLADTVGGHAEALAAVFGDDRTHEEHDDTDVWRRLAGGAFGDDLAAMATAHVKRYGDRGLHDLKLETTVVSQRPQMLLPQLRPVITSGRSTEDSAREERRARREAESELRTHCAGPLRLALLRLLFWSLRRNLFIRENARFCRTELFGASRRMIRSLGRHLVDAGRLDSVDDVNDLTVEEILGAYEGGAATVGLRELAAVRAKARAASLRRADPPNIFATDADLPLDVALESSGSTRGTPGSTLTGLASSGGVVRGRARVVTEPDVDPESCRDRILIARETDPGWMFLMLVAKGLVAERGTVLSHMAITGRIFGVPTVVAVHGVVDRVPDGALIEVDGDRGTITVLDETTAEDAS; translated from the coding sequence ATGACCCACGGGACAGTCTTCGCCGACACCGCGTCCGAATCCTCGGACCCGACGCTCGTGGGCCACAAGTTCGCACGCCAGGCCCAGCTTCGGGCGGCCGGGTACAACGTCCCGGAGTTCGTCTGCGTCCCCGTCGACGCGTTCGACCGCGCGATGGAGACCGCCCGACCGGACATCCCCGAGGCACCCGTCGGGGGCAGCCCCGACGAACTCGCCGAATGGGCGGAGAAGGCCGCCGCGGCCGTACTGCGCGTCGGCGTACCGGAGTCGCTCACGAACGCCCTGCTGAGCCGTTTCGACCATCTGGCAGGTGATGCCGGTGTCGTCGCGGTCCGCTCCTGTGCCGTCCCGCTGACGAGCGACACCGAGCAGGACGGGGAGGACTCCGCCGCTGATCCGTTCGCCGGGCTGGGACGCAGCTTCCTCTCGGTCGGCCGTGCCGAGCTCCCCGACGCCCTCGCCGCCTGCTGGGCCTCGGCCTTCACTCCGGAAGGCGTGCTGTACCGCGCCCGGCGCGGCGCGGACCCCACCGCCACGCGGATGGCCGTGGGTGTACAGCGCCTCGTCCCCGCCACCGCTTCCTTCGTGGCCTTCAGCCGTGACCCGCGCGGCGGCCGGAACGCCGAGGAGAGCCTCATCGCGGCGGCCTACGGACTCGGCGAGGGAGTCGCCCAGGAACAGGCCGACGTCGATCATTTCACCGTGCACGTCGCCACCGGCGCCGTCGTGCCGCAACTCGTGCGCAAGGAACGTCAGGTCGTAGCGGGACCGACGGGCGGCACCGTCCTCGCCGACGTCCCCGGGGAACTCGCCGACCGCCCCGTGCTCGACGACCGCACCGCGCGCGCCGTGGCGGATCTGGCACTCGCCCTGGAGCGCCACTTCGACATGCCCCAGGACATCGAGGGCGCGGTCACGGAAGACGGCGAGATCCACCTCGTCCAGGCCCGCCCGGCCGTCGTCGCCGCGGCGCCCCGGGACAGGCGCGAGCTGCACTGGAGCAACGGGAACATCTCCGAGAGCTACGCCGGACACACTTCGATGCTCACCTTCTCCGTCGCCTCCGAGCTGTACGCCGTGGGATTCGAGGAGTTCTACCGCAGCATGGGGGTGCCCGAACGGACCCTCCGTGCTCGGCGTTACGAACTGCGGCGGATGCTCGGCTATGTGGACGGCCGCGTGTACATGCGGCTGGAGTCCTGGTACCGGCTGCACAGCGGGATGCGGGCGTTCATCGGGCTCAAGCACAAGTGGGAGAAGGCCGTCGTCACGGTCGACTCCTCCGTGACCGTCCCCGCCCCCTCCGGACCGCGGCGCATGGCCGTACGGGCACGCGAAATCCCGGCGGCCGGCGTGCGCCGTCTGCTCAACCCCCGGCGTATGCGCGCGTTCTTCGCGTGGTGGGACGACCGCCGGGACGGTCTGCCCGACCCTGAGACCCGTTCACCCGGCCAACTCGTGCAGGACTACCGGGAGCTGTGGGCGGACGTCGCGCTGTACTGGGGTCGAACCCTCGTGGCCAACACCCATGTGATCGCCGAACTCGACCTGGCCGAGCGGCTGATGCGCCGCTGGGCTCCGGACGCGAACCGAGGTGTGCTCAACGGCATGCTGTGCGACGGGCCGGTCAACCGCTCGGTCCTGGCCCTGCGCTCACTCCTGACACTCGCCGATACGGTCGGCGGCCACGCCGAGGCACTGGCGGCCGTGTTCGGAGACGATCGGACCCATGAGGAACACGACGACACCGACGTCTGGCGACGGCTCGCGGGCGGCGCGTTCGGCGACGACCTCGCGGCCATGGCGACCGCCCATGTGAAGCGGTACGGCGACCGGGGTCTGCACGACCTCAAGCTGGAGACGACGGTGGTCTCCCAGCGTCCCCAGATGCTCCTGCCCCAGCTGCGGCCGGTCATCACGAGCGGCCGCTCCACCGAGGACAGCGCGAGGGAAGAGCGCAGGGCACGGCGCGAGGCGGAGAGCGAACTGCGTACCCACTGCGCGGGCCCGCTGCGCCTCGCCCTGCTGCGCCTGCTGTTCTGGTCGCTCCGCCGCAACCTGTTCATCCGCGAGAACGCCCGCTTCTGCCGCACCGAACTCTTCGGCGCGTCCCGCAGGATGATCCGTTCCCTCGGGCGGCACCTGGTCGACGCGGGCCGGCTGGACTCGGTCGACGACGTCAACGACCTCACCGTCGAGGAGATCCTCGGCGCGTACGAGGGCGGCGCGGCGACCGTCGGGCTGCGTGAACTCGCGGCGGTCCGTGCGAAGGCCCGTGCCGCGAGCCTGCGGCGTGCGGATCCCCCGAACATCTTCGCCACCGACGCCGACCTGCCCCTGGACGTGGCACTGGAGTCGTCCGGCTCCACCCGCGGCACCCCCGGATCCACACTCACCGGTCTCGCCTCCAGCGGAGGAGTCGTGCGCGGGCGGGCCCGTGTGGTCACCGAACCCGATGTCGACCCGGAGTCGTGCCGCGACCGAATCCTCATCGCCCGGGAGACCGACCCCGGTTGGATGTTCCTCATGCTGGTGGCCAAGGGCCTGGTCGCCGAGCGGGGGACCGTGCTGTCGCACATGGCCATCACCGGCCGGATCTTCGGCGTCCCCACGGTGGTCGCGGTGCACGGCGTGGTGGACCGCGTCCCCGACGGGGCCCTGATCGAGGTGGACGGCGACCGGGGCACGATCACCGTGCTCGACGAGACCACGGCCGAGGACGCCTCATGA
- a CDS encoding AfsA-related hotdog domain-containing protein, translating into MEKKEILTGHNPSFGGSTAHLVIDREDSFFFDHALDHVPGILVVTGLLELIRSAHGELPPDHRIQISLKFHRFCELDDDITLSVSPLTADGQNDGGGDDEPGWNLRAQVGAEPAVSGTAVLRQKPSAPLVPAAPRRTGSSLPAAELSHRSRQENCLLDDVWWADARLLASATQPPAGHFLRDYPLEQLIETSRQFATLIGHACYERPMDSKFILRTLEADLPLTPPADGVRLEWVPRPGKGRAFDLAMRLYHPSGDGLDTEIGNAHLDTLIVDERQYETIRFRQRRTEDRAR; encoded by the coding sequence ATGGAAAAGAAGGAGATCCTTACAGGACACAATCCCTCCTTCGGAGGGAGCACGGCACATCTGGTGATCGACCGGGAGGACTCGTTCTTCTTCGACCACGCCCTCGATCACGTACCTGGAATTCTCGTCGTCACCGGATTGCTGGAGCTGATCCGCAGCGCGCACGGTGAATTACCACCTGACCACCGGATACAGATTTCCCTGAAATTCCACAGATTCTGCGAACTCGACGACGACATCACCCTTTCCGTTTCTCCGCTCACCGCCGACGGACAGAACGACGGCGGCGGCGACGACGAACCGGGCTGGAACCTACGCGCGCAGGTCGGCGCCGAACCGGCCGTCAGCGGAACGGCCGTCCTGCGCCAGAAGCCATCGGCCCCCCTCGTACCCGCCGCCCCGCGCCGCACCGGCTCGTCCCTCCCCGCGGCCGAGCTCTCCCACCGCTCCCGCCAGGAGAACTGCCTGCTCGACGACGTGTGGTGGGCCGACGCACGGCTGCTCGCGAGCGCCACGCAGCCACCTGCCGGCCACTTCCTCCGGGACTACCCGCTGGAGCAGCTCATCGAGACGTCACGGCAGTTCGCCACGCTGATCGGGCACGCCTGCTACGAGCGGCCGATGGACTCCAAATTCATTCTGCGGACCCTGGAGGCGGACCTACCGCTGACGCCCCCGGCCGACGGCGTCCGGCTGGAATGGGTGCCGCGCCCCGGCAAGGGCCGTGCGTTCGATCTCGCGATGCGGCTCTACCACCCCTCGGGCGACGGTCTCGACACGGAGATCGGAAATGCCCACCTGGACACGCTCATCGTGGACGAACGGCAGTACGAGACCATCCGATTCCGTCAGCGACGCACAGAGGACCGCGCACGATGA
- a CDS encoding MBL fold metallo-hydrolase has translation MSRLNPGQFPVRTFGGPTALFEYGGLRFLTDPTFDGPGDYPSAGPTLTKTAPSSATPADLGPIDVVLLSHDEHADNLDVSGRALLADVSLTLTTPGGGERLGERAKGLADWETVELERPDGGTLTVTAVPAIHGPGPREEVEPLTGQVVGFVLTGEGLPTVYVSGDNASLDAVKEIAERFAPVDTAILFAGAPRFPMLFDGNLIVLDSAQAAEAARILSVRRVVPVHHDSWAHFTEGRDELEAAFAAAGLADRLDLEWAQRA, from the coding sequence ATGTCCCGGCTCAACCCCGGCCAGTTCCCGGTCCGCACCTTCGGTGGTCCCACCGCCCTGTTCGAGTACGGCGGCCTGCGCTTCCTGACCGACCCGACCTTCGACGGTCCCGGCGACTACCCCTCGGCCGGTCCGACCCTGACCAAGACGGCACCCTCCAGCGCCACCCCGGCCGACCTCGGCCCCATCGACGTGGTCCTGCTCTCCCACGACGAGCACGCCGACAACCTCGACGTCTCCGGCCGCGCCCTGCTCGCGGACGTCTCCCTCACCCTGACCACGCCCGGCGGCGGCGAGCGCCTCGGGGAAAGGGCCAAGGGCCTGGCCGACTGGGAGACGGTCGAACTGGAGCGTCCGGACGGTGGCACCCTCACCGTCACAGCCGTTCCCGCCATCCACGGCCCCGGCCCGCGCGAGGAGGTCGAGCCCCTCACCGGCCAGGTCGTCGGCTTCGTCCTGACCGGGGAAGGCCTGCCGACGGTCTACGTCAGCGGCGACAACGCCTCCCTAGACGCCGTCAAGGAGATCGCCGAGCGCTTCGCCCCGGTGGACACGGCGATCCTCTTCGCCGGCGCACCCCGCTTCCCGATGCTCTTCGACGGCAACCTGATCGTCCTGGACAGTGCGCAGGCCGCCGAGGCCGCCCGGATCCTCTCCGTCCGCCGCGTCGTCCCGGTCCACCACGACAGTTGGGCCCACTTCACCGAGGGCCGCGACGAACTGGAGGCGGCTTTCGCCGCCGCCGGCCTGGCCGACCGCCTGGACCTGGAATGGGCACAACGCGCTTGA
- a CDS encoding ABATE domain-containing protein, which yields MEDTLATGMARAALPPAPGADRYRSLDFADAAATLPGGQSYDLLAAPESAIRWLVAHDLATPDVQMYEVCAQRMRTLRTHVRALFATRVDGTTPPEDSLRAVNDALTAVPTAPLLTWDGTQGLRRVQAHPADRAVNHALAALAADAADLLTGPDADILAACGSAPCDRFLLLTHGRRQWCSTRCGDRARAARAYARRSGASD from the coding sequence ATGGAAGACACCCTGGCCACCGGCATGGCGCGGGCCGCCCTGCCCCCAGCGCCGGGCGCCGACCGGTATCGCTCCCTGGACTTCGCCGACGCTGCCGCGACCCTGCCCGGCGGACAGAGCTACGACCTGCTCGCCGCTCCGGAATCCGCCATACGCTGGCTCGTCGCCCATGACCTGGCCACCCCGGACGTGCAGATGTACGAGGTGTGCGCACAGCGGATGCGTACCCTGCGTACACACGTACGTGCCCTGTTCGCCACCCGAGTCGACGGCACCACCCCGCCCGAGGACTCCCTGCGCGCGGTGAACGACGCGCTCACGGCCGTACCCACCGCACCCCTCCTCACCTGGGACGGGACCCAGGGATTGCGGCGCGTCCAGGCGCACCCCGCGGACCGGGCCGTCAATCACGCACTGGCGGCCCTCGCCGCCGACGCCGCCGACCTGCTCACCGGTCCCGACGCCGACATCCTCGCCGCCTGTGGCTCCGCCCCCTGCGACCGTTTCCTTCTGCTCACCCACGGCCGCCGCCAGTGGTGTTCCACCCGCTGCGGCGACCGCGCACGCGCCGCCCGCGCCTACGCCCGGCGCAGCGGTGCCTCGGACTGA
- a CDS encoding FKBP-type peptidyl-prolyl cis-trans isomerase — MSEPTKPEVGVPQGDAPTELAIRDLVVGDGAEVKPGMVVRVHYVGVTFETGKEFDASWDRGEPYKFALGGGKVIKGWDRGVRGMKVGGRREIIVPPRLGYGNQSPSPLIPPGSTLVFVVDLLDSYSGTTGWSNS; from the coding sequence ATGAGTGAACCGACGAAGCCCGAGGTCGGCGTTCCGCAGGGGGACGCTCCTACCGAGCTGGCCATCCGGGACCTGGTCGTCGGAGACGGGGCCGAGGTGAAGCCGGGGATGGTGGTCAGGGTCCACTATGTCGGGGTGACTTTCGAGACCGGCAAGGAGTTCGACGCTTCCTGGGACCGGGGCGAGCCGTACAAGTTCGCTTTGGGCGGTGGAAAGGTCATCAAGGGCTGGGACCGAGGTGTGAGGGGGATGAAGGTCGGCGGTCGGCGCGAGATCATCGTTCCCCCGCGTCTCGGGTACGGCAATCAGTCGCCCTCGCCCTTGATTCCGCCCGGCTCGACCCTGGTCTTCGTGGTGGACCTGCTGGACTCGTATTCCGGCACGACCGGGTGGAGCAACTCCTGA
- a CDS encoding ribosomal protein L7/L12, producing MEEPGFTVLVTESGAGGHRALQAVKAVTGLSLWRSKLLLGSTPAEVVEEVPLDTAVVAARRLREAGVPAAVRCTWCDRMLPRDETPLDDQGPCVSRYWPTAHCRANSLSSCDCEFCSTYGPVGLTL from the coding sequence ATGGAGGAGCCGGGTTTCACCGTGCTGGTGACCGAATCCGGGGCCGGAGGCCACAGGGCCCTGCAGGCGGTCAAAGCGGTGACCGGACTGAGCCTCTGGCGAAGCAAGCTTCTTCTGGGCAGTACCCCTGCGGAGGTCGTGGAGGAAGTCCCGCTCGACACGGCCGTCGTCGCGGCCCGGCGGCTGCGGGAGGCCGGTGTGCCCGCGGCCGTCCGCTGCACCTGGTGCGACAGGATGTTGCCGCGCGACGAGACACCACTCGACGACCAGGGGCCTTGCGTATCCCGCTACTGGCCGACGGCCCACTGCCGGGCGAACTCCCTGAGCAGCTGTGATTGCGAGTTCTGCAGCACCTATGGCCCTGTCGGACTCACCCTCTGA
- a CDS encoding SDR family NAD(P)-dependent oxidoreductase — MSTVTTPFGFESTAAEVAEGVVLAGRQAVVTGASSGIGAETARVLAATGAGVTLAVRDTVAGERAARGITASTGNPDVRVAPLDLADPASVTAFTGAWQGPLHILLNNAGVMACPEQYTEQGWELQFATNHLGHFALATGLRDALAADGNARVVVVSSTGHQQSPVVWDDVNFAFRRYDPWLAYGQSKTANILFAVEATRRWADANITANALMPGAIYTNLQRHTGGRGSGRVPPELIKSVEQGAATSVLLATSPHLEGVGGRYFVDCNETEVVDRRSGTLHGVARYAVDPENARRLWDVSQDLLTRAKSS, encoded by the coding sequence ATGAGTACCGTCACCACCCCCTTCGGCTTCGAGAGCACGGCCGCGGAGGTGGCGGAAGGGGTGGTTCTTGCCGGCCGTCAGGCGGTGGTCACCGGCGCTTCGTCCGGCATCGGGGCCGAGACGGCGCGTGTCCTGGCCGCGACCGGCGCCGGCGTCACCCTCGCGGTGCGTGACACAGTGGCGGGCGAGCGCGCCGCCAGGGGCATCACCGCTTCGACCGGCAACCCGGACGTACGGGTCGCACCTCTCGACCTCGCCGATCCGGCGTCCGTCACCGCCTTCACCGGCGCCTGGCAGGGCCCTCTGCACATCCTGCTGAACAACGCGGGCGTCATGGCCTGTCCCGAGCAGTACACCGAACAAGGCTGGGAGCTGCAGTTCGCCACCAACCACTTGGGCCACTTCGCCCTGGCCACCGGACTGCGTGACGCGTTGGCCGCCGACGGCAACGCCCGTGTCGTCGTGGTGAGTTCCACCGGTCATCAACAGTCGCCCGTCGTATGGGACGACGTCAACTTCGCCTTCCGCCGGTACGATCCGTGGCTGGCTTACGGCCAGTCCAAGACGGCGAACATCCTCTTCGCGGTCGAGGCGACCCGGCGCTGGGCCGACGCCAACATCACGGCCAACGCCTTGATGCCGGGCGCGATTTACACGAACCTGCAGCGCCACACGGGCGGACGAGGCAGCGGCCGGGTTCCTCCCGAGCTGATCAAGAGCGTCGAGCAAGGCGCCGCGACCTCCGTCCTCCTGGCCACCTCGCCCCACCTTGAGGGCGTCGGCGGCCGGTACTTCGTGGACTGCAACGAGACGGAGGTCGTCGACCGGCGCTCCGGCACACTTCACGGCGTCGCCCGGTACGCCGTCGACCCCGAGAACGCCCGGCGTCTGTGGGACGTCTCGCAGGACCTGCTCACCCGGGCGAAGTCCTCGTAG
- a CDS encoding SDR family NAD(P)-dependent oxidoreductase, translated as MNNSRVALVTGANQGLGRALAEGLAARMRRDGLVLLTGRDAERVSDAAREVAGLPRTRARVEGRVLDVTDSEAVARLADDLRSRLGGVDVVLSNAVARLLPEESQAERADEFIDVSNTATHTMLRAFGPVLRPGGRLLVVASSLGTLGHLDARLHHLFDGASLDQVEYAVESWRGAIHHGTARAAGWPVWLNVPSKVAQVAAVRAFAAERRGHDLATGTLVASVCPGMVDTATSRPWFSDYSQAQSPAQAAEAVLDLVFSDHVDPSLYGELVRFGKALDWHDGTPPVEQDRLVTP; from the coding sequence ATGAACAACTCACGTGTCGCCCTGGTGACAGGCGCCAACCAAGGACTTGGCCGCGCCCTTGCCGAAGGGCTTGCGGCCCGTATGCGACGGGACGGCCTGGTCCTGCTCACCGGACGCGACGCCGAGCGGGTTTCGGACGCCGCCCGCGAGGTCGCCGGGCTTCCCCGTACGCGCGCCCGCGTCGAGGGCCGTGTCCTCGACGTCACCGATTCCGAGGCCGTCGCCCGCCTCGCCGATGACCTCCGCTCTCGGCTGGGAGGGGTCGACGTCGTCCTCTCGAATGCCGTCGCCCGCCTGCTGCCGGAGGAGTCGCAGGCCGAACGGGCCGACGAGTTCATCGATGTGTCCAACACCGCGACCCACACGATGCTGCGGGCCTTCGGCCCGGTTCTGCGACCGGGTGGCCGACTGCTCGTCGTGGCCAGCAGTCTGGGCACCCTCGGTCATCTCGATGCGCGCCTGCATCACTTGTTCGACGGAGCGAGCCTCGATCAGGTCGAGTACGCCGTCGAGTCGTGGCGCGGCGCCATCCACCACGGGACCGCGCGGGCGGCTGGCTGGCCCGTCTGGCTGAACGTGCCCTCGAAGGTGGCACAGGTCGCCGCCGTCCGTGCGTTCGCCGCCGAACGCCGCGGGCACGACCTCGCGACCGGCACGCTCGTCGCTTCCGTGTGCCCCGGCATGGTCGACACCGCCACCTCGCGCCCCTGGTTCAGCGACTACAGCCAGGCACAGTCGCCCGCCCAGGCAGCCGAAGCCGTACTCGACCTGGTCTTCTCCGACCACGTCGACCCTTCCCTCTACGGCGAACTCGTCCGGTTCGGCAAAGCTCTGGACTGGCACGACGGCACGCCACCGGTGGAGCAGGACCGTCTGGTCACGCCTTGA